The genomic interval CCCTTTTCCTCTTGCTCTATCTGATGATCATCTGTGGCAACACTGCCATCGTCTGGGTGGTGTGCACCCACAGTTCCTTGCGCACGCCCATGTATTTTTTCCTTAGCAGTCTGTCTCTCCTGGAAATCTGTTATACCACAGATGTGGTGCCCCTGATGCTTTCTAATATCTTTGGGGCCCAGAAGCCtatatctctggctggctgtgGGACACAAATGTTCTTCTTCCTCACACTAGGAGGTACTGATTGCTTTCTCTTGGCAATCATGGCCTATGACAGGTATGTGGCCATCTGTCATCCCCTGCACTACAGCCTCATCATGACCCAGAAGCTGTGTATCCAGATGGTGATGGGCTCTTTGAGCTTGGCACTATCTCTCCCTGCAGCTCACGGCCTTAATTTTCACCTTGCCCTTCTGTGGACATGACCTGGAAATCAACCACTTCCTCTGTGATGTGCCCCCAGTTCTACGACTAGCCTGTGCTGACATCCATGTGCACCAGGCAGTCCTCTATGTAGTGGGCATCCTGGTGCTGACAGTCCCATTCTTGCTTATCTTCATTTCCTATGTGTTCATTGTTTCTACCATCCTGCGCATGCGCTCTGAAGAGGGCCGTCAAAGGGCCTTTTCCACCTGCTCTTCCCACCTCACTGTGGTCTTGCTACAGTATGGTGGCTGTAGCTTGGTGTACCTGAGGCCCCGCTCAAGTAGCTCTGATGAGGAGGACCGCCAAATAGCCCTGGTCTACACATTCGTGACTCCATTACTCAACCCTCTGATTTATACCCTCAG from Arvicanthis niloticus isolate mArvNil1 chromosome 1, mArvNil1.pat.X, whole genome shotgun sequence carries:
- the LOC117695302 gene encoding LOW QUALITY PROTEIN: olfactory receptor 10Q1-like (The sequence of the model RefSeq protein was modified relative to this genomic sequence to represent the inferred CDS: inserted 2 bases in 1 codon); its protein translation is MFTGKLVLNQSGTPEFVFRVFTNVPEFQALLFTLFLLLYLMIICGNTAIVWVVCTHSSLRTPMYFFLSSLSLLEICYTTDVVPLMLSNIFGAQKPISLAGCGTQMFFFLTLGGTDCFLLAIMAYDRYVAICHPLHYSLIMTQKLCIQMVMGSLSLALXLSLQLTALIFTLPFCGHDLEINHFLCDVPPVLRLACADIHVHQAVLYVVGILVLTVPFLLIFISYVFIVSTILRMRSEEGRQRAFSTCSSHLTVVLLQYGGCSLVYLRPRSSSSDEEDRQIALVYTFVTPLLNPLIYTLRNKEVKDALRNSIFCKSASHWS